Genomic segment of Malus domestica chromosome 15, GDT2T_hap1:
CTGAAATTCATTGGGCAAGTACCTCGCTTGAAAATCATACAATACAAATCGTCAAAGAAGTACAAAGACAATAACACAAAGACCATAATCATCATTTCTCAAGCACCAAATATCGTTTCTGCACGAGGTTCCAAAGCTAGCAATACAGGTAGTTTTTCTTCTCACTGCAGCAAAACATTTTCGGCAGCCAGTCAGGATGAGTAGATGAAAACTTCTATAGAAATCAAGAAGATTTACCTAACCAAAAGCATAAGAACTTGCCTAAACTAGGATGCACCATGGTCGTATTACCACTCTTAAGTTGTGAGCATTACCACCATGTTAAGCGTCattggatgagtttaaatttccaGATTTATGTGGCAAATATAGTAAATCAAACTCATCTAATGGTTATTAATGTGATGAGATGAAATGTTCACCGCTGCTTAAGGgcggtgagcaaaaatgcacatCCAAACAAGCACTGCATCtgcatatattttatattttccaaTGGAAGATCTTGATTGGCTTGTCGGCAAGTTTCTCTCAAGTAAAAGAACAAACAACATACCAAGGTAACTAGAGACCCTGCTCAACGAGATAATCCCCAAGCCTCTCAACAACCATGTTGCATTGGCCAGGAGTCATCGGCTCATCATATATGCCGATCAGCAAAGCCATAGTGCTCTTCTTGACAGTGACACCACCAGGGCCCTGCAATTAAAGTGACACAAACCCAGATCAAAAaccatgaaaacaaaaaatgaagggAAATACGAACAATTACTATAAACTTTCAATAAAAATAGCAATGGAGCAACAGGAACATCCAATAACGAATCACTTGTTATATACCCGGGTTACAATGTTGAGGATCACAAATTCTCATCTCCATACATGTTATGTAACCAGTTCAATTTGTGCGTATTTCCCGAAACCAAAAGACATAGGCATGAATCATGCATGTGGTTTGTAAGTACTGGAAACGCATGGATCAAATTAAGCGATAAATAGTACCTTCTTTCCTCGAATCACAACTCCTGGTTCACCCTGGATCACCATGTATTTGGTCCCTCCAAGATACAGCCCGGTCGGAGCAAGTGAACCCGGTTCATTGAAGTCATTCATAATGCCAGTCACCTCCTCAGGCTTCAACTAATTGTCCCAAACAATAACAACCAAAACACTAATCAATCAATAATCAAGCACTAATCTTTATCAAATTACGGCATCCAGCGATGTGATTATATAAAAACCCAGATCAAAGATCGCACAAATCGATTTGTTTACCGGATCAAACTTTGACTTGCCCACGAAAAATCTAAGCTTTAAGCAAGATGGGATTATAAAAATTGACATTTTGAGGTGTTTTATaggaagagagtgaaaaaaaTGATGGGTACCTGAGGGAAGGTGGCGCTCTGGGCCCAGACGCTGCCGTCGTGGCCGATGATGGCTGCGGCGGAGAGGTGGTTGCCTTCGATTTCGCACATCAGATGGTCGTCGACGTACGTTTGCCAAGACATGTTGTTGCTGTTTTTTGAGGTTTCTCGTAGGTTTTTGTGTGTCTGGTGGGATTTGCTGCTGATCGGAGGTTTTGGGGTGTCTGCGGAGGAAATTCAGCCCTCGTTTCAACCCTCAGTCTTCTCTACTCACCAGCCAGCGCACCCAGtttttaaatactttttctttttctaaattttcttttatttttatttattttttgtccgAAGGGTGAATCTCTTTAAATTCTGaatatttttacctttttttcttataaaaatattaagaaTGTATTAAATGATTTCCCCccttaaaaaa
This window contains:
- the LOC103400731 gene encoding profilin-2; this encodes MSWQTYVDDHLMCEIEGNHLSAAAIIGHDGSVWAQSATFPQLKPEEVTGIMNDFNEPGSLAPTGLYLGGTKYMVIQGEPGVVIRGKKGPGGVTVKKSTMALLIGIYDEPMTPGQCNMVVERLGDYLVEQGL